A genome region from Defluviimonas aquaemixtae includes the following:
- a CDS encoding aquaporin — translation MADAQSGVNAGLVFPANALATGCAFYVLVTVCGPISGVHFNPAVTFAFALLRHVAPGAALACFAVQVASGIAGAWIAQGVPTSTSCSSRRAAARVRAHRWQRWSRPSGCRSRSSETAPFTCTRACLRCCLHHRGPLVHRFDELRQSRSHHRSRADRHLCRYPAEPRPVLPPRPACWRGICRVFPAEALFRLKFRVQTVWNPKTEFGR, via the coding sequence TCGTCTTTCCGGCAAATGCGCTCGCGACGGGCTGCGCGTTCTACGTTCTTGTCACGGTATGTGGCCCTATCTCGGGAGTGCACTTCAACCCTGCCGTGACGTTTGCCTTCGCGCTGCTGCGCCATGTCGCCCCCGGCGCGGCACTGGCCTGTTTCGCGGTGCAGGTCGCGAGTGGGATTGCGGGCGCCTGGATCGCGCAGGGCGTGCCGACCTCGACATCCTGCAGCTCTCGCAGAGCGGCCGCACGGGTCCGCGCCCATCGCTGGCAGAGGTGGTCGCGACCTTCGGGATGCCGTTCGCGATCATCGGAGACTGCGCCTTTCACCTGCACACGCGCCTGTCTTCGTTGCTGTCTACATCATCGGGGCCCGCTGGTTCACCGCTTCGACGAGCTTCGCCAATCCCGCAGTCACCATCGCTCGCGGGCTGACCGACACCTTTGCAGGTATCCTGCCGAGCCTCGTCCCGTCCTACCTCCTCGCCCAGCTTGCTGGCGCGGCATTTGCCGCGTTTTTCCTGCCGAAGCTCTTTTCCGGCTGAAGTTTCGGGTGCAGACTGTTTGGAACCCGAAGACGGAGTTCGGACGATGA